Proteins co-encoded in one Burkholderia ambifaria AMMD genomic window:
- the pgi gene encoding glucose-6-phosphate isomerase, producing the protein MTLNSLPAWTALQSHFEQIRHARLRDWFAPENDRAPTRAERFTIPGGGLAADLSKNRINDDTLRLLVQLAREAGVEARRDAMFAGEIVNPTEGRAALHTALRATDPHAPFHAQISAERAKMATFARAVRSGAWTGYTGKRIRHVINIGIGGSDLGPKMVTHALHHVASPDISTHFVSNVDGADLARVLEQVDPEETLAIIVSKTFTTLETMTNARSLRDWFVARGCPEAALAKHFVGVSANPAEVVKFGIDADNVFEMWDWVGGRYSLWSAVGLSIMIAIGPEQFDELLAGANDMDRHFRQAPLERNLPVLLGLIGIWYRNFFGSQSYLVAPYSEALHYLPSYLQQLEMESNGKSARLDGTFVDYPTSAVTWGEPGTNGQHAFFQMLHQGPTIVPIDFIAVLTPEHPLASHHPKLLANCFAQSEALMLGRTLDEARKVAGPGKEALAPHLTFPGNRPTTTLLVDALTPRTLGALIALYEHKVLVQATVWDINPFDQWGVELGKILGKVVEADLSAESVDPAKHDSSTTALIERARAALKR; encoded by the coding sequence ATGACGCTGAATTCGCTCCCCGCCTGGACTGCCCTTCAATCCCACTTCGAACAAATCCGCCATGCGCGGCTGCGCGACTGGTTCGCGCCGGAAAACGACCGCGCGCCGACCCGTGCCGAACGCTTCACGATTCCCGGCGGCGGCCTTGCGGCCGACTTGTCGAAGAACCGCATCAACGACGACACGCTGCGCCTGCTCGTGCAACTGGCCCGCGAAGCGGGCGTCGAAGCGCGCCGCGACGCGATGTTCGCCGGCGAGATCGTCAACCCGACCGAAGGCCGCGCCGCGTTGCATACGGCATTGCGCGCGACCGACCCGCACGCGCCGTTCCATGCGCAGATCAGCGCCGAGCGCGCGAAGATGGCGACCTTCGCGCGCGCCGTGCGCAGCGGCGCGTGGACCGGCTACACCGGCAAGCGCATCCGCCACGTGATCAACATCGGCATCGGCGGTTCGGATCTCGGCCCGAAGATGGTCACGCATGCGCTGCATCACGTCGCGAGCCCGGACATCTCGACTCACTTCGTGTCGAACGTCGACGGCGCCGATCTCGCGCGCGTGCTCGAACAGGTCGATCCGGAGGAAACGCTCGCGATCATCGTGTCGAAGACTTTCACGACGCTCGAGACGATGACGAACGCACGCTCGCTGCGCGATTGGTTCGTCGCGCGCGGCTGCCCCGAGGCCGCCCTCGCGAAGCACTTCGTCGGCGTGTCGGCGAACCCGGCCGAAGTCGTGAAGTTCGGCATCGACGCGGACAACGTGTTCGAAATGTGGGACTGGGTCGGCGGCCGCTATTCGCTGTGGTCGGCGGTCGGCCTGTCGATCATGATCGCGATCGGGCCCGAGCAGTTCGACGAACTGCTCGCCGGCGCGAACGACATGGACCGCCATTTCCGCCAGGCGCCGCTCGAACGCAACCTGCCGGTGCTGCTCGGCCTGATCGGCATCTGGTACCGCAACTTCTTCGGCTCGCAGAGCTATCTCGTCGCGCCGTATTCGGAAGCGCTGCACTACCTGCCGTCGTACCTGCAGCAGCTCGAGATGGAAAGCAACGGCAAGTCCGCACGCCTGGACGGCACGTTCGTCGACTACCCGACGTCGGCCGTCACGTGGGGCGAGCCGGGCACCAACGGCCAGCACGCGTTCTTCCAGATGCTGCACCAGGGCCCGACGATCGTGCCGATCGACTTCATCGCGGTGCTGACGCCCGAGCATCCGCTCGCGAGCCATCATCCGAAGCTGCTCGCGAACTGCTTCGCGCAGAGCGAAGCGCTGATGCTCGGCCGCACGCTCGACGAAGCGCGCAAGGTCGCCGGCCCCGGCAAGGAAGCGCTCGCGCCGCACCTGACGTTCCCCGGCAACCGGCCGACGACGACGCTGCTGGTGGATGCGCTGACGCCGCGCACGCTCGGCGCGCTGATCGCGCTCTACGAGCACAAGGTGCTGGTGCAGGCGACGGTGTGGGACATCAATCCGTTCGACCAGTGGGGCGTCGAGCTCGGCAAGATTCTCGGCAAGGTCGTCGAAGCCGACCTGTCGGCCGAGTCGGTCGATCCCGCGAAGCACGATTCGTCGACGACCGCGCTGATCGAGCGCGCGCGTGCGGCGCTCAAGCGCTGA
- a CDS encoding ABC transporter ATP-binding protein yields MFKITDPIIEVQDVCKRVADATGELTILDGITLSVRSGSSLAIVGASGSGKSTLLGLLAGLDSATSGTVRLLGRALDQLDEDERAALRNGAVGFVFQSFQLMPHLTALENVMLPLELRGGIGAREAAERARALLVQVGLGERTAHYPKLLSGGEQQRVALARAFVTHPAILFADEPTGSLDAATGHAVIDLMFELNRAHGATLVLVTHDAELARRCATTVTIDAGRIVAPQAA; encoded by the coding sequence ATGTTCAAGATTACCGATCCGATCATCGAAGTCCAAGACGTATGCAAGCGGGTCGCCGATGCAACGGGCGAGCTGACGATCCTCGACGGCATCACGCTCAGTGTGCGATCCGGCAGCAGCCTCGCGATCGTCGGTGCGTCGGGGTCCGGCAAATCGACGCTGCTCGGCCTGCTTGCGGGGTTGGACAGCGCGACGAGCGGCACGGTTCGCCTGCTCGGGCGCGCGCTCGACCAGCTCGACGAGGACGAGCGCGCCGCGCTGCGCAACGGCGCCGTCGGATTCGTGTTCCAGTCATTCCAGTTGATGCCGCACCTCACGGCGCTCGAGAACGTGATGCTGCCGCTCGAGCTGCGGGGCGGCATCGGTGCGCGCGAAGCGGCCGAGCGGGCCCGCGCGCTGCTCGTGCAGGTCGGTCTCGGCGAGCGCACCGCGCATTATCCGAAGCTGCTGTCCGGTGGCGAACAGCAGCGCGTCGCGCTCGCGCGCGCGTTCGTCACGCACCCGGCGATCCTGTTCGCCGACGAACCCACCGGCAGCCTCGATGCGGCCACGGGCCACGCGGTCATCGACCTGATGTTCGAACTGAATCGCGCGCACGGCGCGACGCTCGTGCTCGTCACGCACGATGCCGAACTCGCGCGCCGCTGCGCGACGACGGTCACGATCGACGCCGGACGCATCGTCGCGCCGCAGGCCGCGTAG
- a CDS encoding arylesterase, producing the protein MDTTFHWKRRAALAALLGTLLAATVPARAATAAPTSGQGRPALVVLGDSLSAEYGLPRDTGWVALLRQRLATERIDYSVANASISGDTTSGGRARLPAVLQRLKPSIVVVELGSNDALRGVPLATTEQNLRDIIADARQARAKVVLVGMYVPPNYGPDYTQKFHALYTRLSKELGVPLVPFLLAGIENKPEMFQSDQMHPTQQAQGVLLDNVWPALKPLLGKPRG; encoded by the coding sequence ATGGACACGACATTCCACTGGAAGAGACGCGCGGCGCTCGCCGCGCTGCTGGGTACGTTGCTCGCAGCAACCGTGCCCGCACGCGCCGCAACGGCGGCCCCGACATCGGGCCAGGGCCGGCCCGCGCTCGTCGTGCTGGGCGACAGCCTGTCGGCCGAATACGGGCTGCCGCGCGACACCGGCTGGGTTGCGCTGCTGCGGCAACGGCTCGCGACCGAGCGAATCGATTATAGCGTCGCGAACGCAAGCATCAGCGGCGACACCACGAGCGGCGGCCGCGCACGGCTGCCCGCGGTGCTGCAACGGCTCAAGCCGTCGATCGTCGTCGTCGAGCTCGGGTCGAACGACGCGCTGCGCGGCGTGCCGCTCGCGACGACCGAGCAGAACCTGCGTGACATCATCGCCGATGCGCGGCAAGCGCGTGCGAAGGTCGTGCTGGTCGGCATGTACGTGCCGCCCAACTACGGGCCCGATTACACGCAGAAATTCCATGCGCTCTATACGCGGCTGTCGAAGGAGCTCGGCGTCCCGCTCGTGCCGTTCCTGCTGGCCGGCATCGAAAACAAGCCGGAGATGTTCCAGTCGGACCAGATGCATCCCACGCAGCAGGCGCAGGGCGTCCTGCTCGACAACGTCTGGCCCGCGCTGAAACCGCTGCTCGGTAAACCGCGCGGCTGA
- a CDS encoding SurA N-terminal domain-containing protein, with amino-acid sequence MLDFFRNHQRLMMALLLLIVLPGLGFVGIQGFRGFFDDSANVAAINGHKITRVEFDGAFRQQIDQARQALGGQFDIKAFDTPEHRKQVLDGLIQQRVLADETQRLHLTASDNAVRDALMSDPMIASLKKPDGSIDVERYAQLLSFQGMTPEQYQERVRYSLALQQIPASIVASAFTPKGPAQRLSELAAQQREVQALVQKTSDYAAKVQPTDAQLTAYYDAHKQSFATPETATIQYLVYSPAAAAASAQPNDADIKKFYDDNPTHFRSEAQVRVSHIFIAAASDASAADKAAAKAKAEQLLADVKAHPDQFAQIAQKNSQDAPSAAKGGDLGFITRGSTAGGKAFDDAAFALKQGDVSGVVQSDLGFHILKATEVKPSVVKPFADVKDQIAVQLKQQYAAKAFTDNAEGFTSTVYEKAKTLQPAADKYKLTIQTATVMPTPNPQLPPTSPLNNPKFLAAVFASDSVKSQNNTQAIDVGNNTLISARVTDYKPAAVPALDTIKDAVRQKVVAEQATELAKKDGAAKLAELQKSKSADGFTPVQKVSRMQSQGLTPAALSAVYKVDAKTLPAYVGVDLGADGYAIYRVNAVIPGTAVDPQQLAAAQQQMAQVEAQSEGEAYLAALRDRSKVKLYGTTPSQSQDSGN; translated from the coding sequence GCTTCTTCGACGACAGCGCGAACGTCGCTGCGATCAACGGGCACAAGATCACGCGGGTCGAATTCGACGGCGCGTTCCGTCAGCAGATCGACCAGGCGCGCCAGGCGCTCGGTGGGCAGTTCGACATCAAGGCATTCGACACGCCGGAACATCGCAAGCAGGTCCTCGACGGCCTGATCCAGCAACGCGTGCTGGCCGATGAGACGCAACGCCTGCACCTGACCGCATCCGACAACGCCGTGCGCGACGCGCTGATGAGCGACCCGATGATCGCGTCGCTGAAGAAACCCGACGGTTCGATCGACGTCGAGCGCTATGCCCAGCTGCTGTCGTTCCAGGGAATGACGCCCGAGCAGTACCAGGAGCGCGTGCGCTACAGCCTCGCGCTGCAGCAGATTCCGGCCAGCATCGTGGCGAGCGCATTCACGCCGAAGGGCCCGGCGCAACGCCTGTCGGAGCTGGCCGCGCAGCAGCGCGAAGTGCAGGCGCTCGTGCAGAAGACGAGCGACTACGCGGCGAAGGTGCAGCCGACCGACGCGCAGCTCACCGCGTACTATGACGCGCACAAGCAGAGCTTCGCGACGCCGGAAACCGCGACGATCCAGTATCTCGTCTATTCGCCGGCCGCGGCCGCCGCGAGCGCACAGCCGAACGATGCGGACATCAAGAAGTTCTACGACGACAACCCGACGCACTTCCGCTCGGAAGCGCAGGTACGCGTGAGCCACATCTTCATCGCCGCAGCGAGCGACGCGAGCGCCGCCGACAAGGCAGCCGCGAAGGCGAAGGCCGAGCAGCTGCTGGCCGACGTGAAGGCGCATCCGGACCAGTTCGCGCAGATCGCGCAGAAGAACTCGCAGGATGCACCGTCGGCAGCGAAGGGCGGCGATCTCGGCTTCATCACGCGCGGCTCGACCGCGGGTGGCAAGGCGTTCGACGATGCCGCGTTCGCGCTGAAGCAGGGCGACGTCAGCGGTGTCGTGCAGTCGGATCTTGGCTTCCACATCCTGAAGGCGACGGAAGTGAAGCCGTCGGTGGTCAAGCCGTTCGCCGACGTGAAGGATCAGATCGCGGTGCAGCTGAAGCAGCAGTATGCAGCGAAGGCGTTCACGGACAACGCGGAAGGCTTCACGTCGACCGTGTATGAAAAGGCGAAGACGCTGCAGCCGGCCGCCGACAAGTACAAGCTGACGATCCAGACGGCCACGGTCATGCCGACGCCGAATCCGCAGCTGCCGCCGACGAGCCCGCTGAACAATCCGAAGTTCCTCGCTGCCGTGTTCGCGAGCGACTCGGTGAAGAGCCAGAACAACACGCAGGCGATCGACGTGGGCAACAACACGCTGATCTCGGCGCGCGTGACCGACTACAAGCCGGCTGCCGTGCCGGCGCTCGACACGATCAAGGACGCGGTGCGTCAGAAGGTCGTCGCCGAGCAAGCCACGGAACTCGCGAAGAAGGACGGCGCGGCGAAGCTGGCCGAGCTGCAGAAGTCGAAATCGGCCGATGGCTTCACGCCCGTCCAGAAGGTGTCGCGCATGCAATCGCAAGGCCTGACGCCGGCCGCGCTGAGCGCCGTCTACAAGGTCGATGCGAAGACGCTGCCGGCCTACGTCGGTGTCGATCTCGGTGCGGACGGCTACGCGATCTATCGCGTGAACGCGGTGATCCCGGGCACGGCCGTCGATCCGCAGCAACTCGCGGCCGCGCAGCAGCAGATGGCGCAGGTCGAAGCGCAAAGCGAAGGCGAAGCGTATCTCGCCGCGCTGCGCGACCGCTCGAAGGTGAAGCTGTACGGCACCACGCCGAGCCAGTCGCAGGACAGCGGCAACTGA